AGTGATTGATGAGATTAATCAAGTCACTAATGCCCCTTATGCTAATGATTTAAAATTCCTTTTAAATCAGTTTGCAAAGAATGAACCAATAGTGGGATCCTATTTAATAGATATCGATGATACGACTAGAGCTTTATATAATCGACTGGTTTATGGAATGCAGTCGCCTGTTGGTCTTACCTTTCGATCTAAAAGACTGCCAGGAGCACTTTATAAATCAATAGCTAATCAGTTGATGATTGATAGCATGCAAGTCGCTGAAGTGATGAATAATAAGGAGTTACTTGAACAGGTTGGTATTAAGGATACCACGATGGTATACTATCTCCTCCCTAATACTTATGAAGTTTATTGGAATATCACTCCTAAGGAGCTTCTTGAGAGGATGGCTAAGGAAACGAAGAACTTCTGGACTGCTGAGAGATTGGAAAAAGCTGAACTTATTGGCCTGACTCCGTATGAAGTTATCAATCTTGCTGCCATTGTTCAGGAAGAAAGTAATAAGATTGATGAGTATCCAGATATTGCCGGTCTATATCTTAATCGATTGAGAATAGGGATGAGGTTACAATCGGATCC
This genomic window from Porphyromonadaceae bacterium W3.11 contains:
- the mltG gene encoding endolytic transglycosylase MltG, whose amino-acid sequence is MKKKTKNLLGVILLIIILLCSAGYYTYYRWSKAPAFNVGGEKQARIYIYPEMSWNEVIDEINQVTNAPYANDLKFLLNQFAKNEPIVGSYLIDIDDTTRALYNRLVYGMQSPVGLTFRSKRLPGALYKSIANQLMIDSMQVAEVMNNKELLEQVGIKDTTMVYYLLPNTYEVYWNITPKELLERMAKETKNFWTAERLEKAELIGLTPYEVINLAAIVQEESNKIDEYPDIAGLYLNRLRIGMRLQSDPTVKFALKDFGLRRILHHHLTINDPYNTYQNIGLPPGPIRIPDIAAIDGVLNAREHKYIYMCAKSDFSGYHEFAETYAQHMKNARKYSIELNKRGVK